One region of Armatimonadia bacterium genomic DNA includes:
- a CDS encoding prepilin-type N-terminal cleavage/methylation domain-containing protein → MSRGFTLIELMVVIGIAALVSAITLPVAFSLANGNKAMNCTTRMQQIGMALKQYALDNGAPPPYYPDTANNAMVGVGLLALVDGGYLKSSDSLHCPADSRHPKNDPLYSHSYDTADTQAAFDTGNPYGDWNQYKFLSCRGVRRNSGDPQEKQQLSSLPEAPSTSTVPAFRRDWHPDDRTLVLWCDFHYLSVSKGGKGVYQALFWDGSVFRMTGELFRSGTAVKTDAWRIEPADDPTQAG, encoded by the coding sequence ATGTCTAGAGGGTTCACGCTGATTGAATTGATGGTGGTGATCGGCATCGCCGCACTGGTGAGTGCGATCACCCTCCCGGTTGCCTTCAGCCTTGCAAACGGCAACAAGGCGATGAACTGCACCACCCGGATGCAGCAGATCGGGATGGCGCTCAAGCAGTATGCGCTGGACAACGGCGCGCCGCCGCCGTACTACCCGGATACAGCCAACAACGCGATGGTCGGGGTAGGTCTGCTGGCTCTGGTCGACGGCGGCTATCTGAAGAGCTCTGACAGCCTGCATTGCCCGGCGGACAGCAGGCATCCTAAGAACGATCCGTTGTACTCCCATAGCTACGATACGGCGGACACCCAGGCAGCCTTCGATACGGGTAACCCCTATGGCGACTGGAACCAGTACAAGTTCCTGTCCTGCCGTGGGGTACGCAGGAACTCTGGCGATCCTCAAGAGAAGCAGCAGCTCTCTTCCTTGCCGGAGGCGCCGAGCACGAGCACAGTTCCTGCCTTCCGGCGTGATTGGCACCCTGATGACCGGACCCTTGTTCTGTGGTGCGACTTCCACTACCTGTCCGTCAGCAAGGGCGGCAAGGGTGTCTACCAGGCACTGTTTTGGGATGGCTCGGTCTTTCGCATGACCGGCGAGCTGTTCCGGTCCGGCACTGCCGTGAAGACTGACGCGTGGCGCATAGAGCCCGCGGATGATCCGACGCAAGCGGGGTAG
- a CDS encoding type II secretion system protein — MHMINRMGRGFTLIELLVVIAIIAVLAGILMPVISSTQEKARQAKCSANLMQLSTALGAYKADWGRYPFRPFYDANLNEYQGGVSAVAPDYIKSSTVLECPNDAGNIRGKQIPKHYSTYNGPVHFMFDSTATGTDMWQFEKVAGGMGTASDLCMITYNYGGFDNNGWDESWWDGTKWTMSTPDGGAVPTWLDPAKWRFYPRLSNRQCPDNAVALHCRAHRAWYGRDETKAANAEPARWRDIVVRINGRVETVDYSGWAHPEASGASQWKIQK, encoded by the coding sequence ATGCACATGATCAACCGCATGGGACGGGGTTTCACACTTATCGAGTTGCTCGTAGTGATAGCTATCATCGCAGTCCTCGCCGGTATCCTGATGCCGGTCATCAGCAGCACTCAGGAAAAGGCGCGACAGGCGAAATGCTCCGCCAACCTCATGCAGTTGTCCACCGCTCTCGGCGCGTACAAAGCCGACTGGGGGCGCTATCCTTTCCGGCCCTTCTACGATGCGAACCTCAACGAGTATCAGGGCGGCGTCAGCGCGGTAGCCCCGGACTACATCAAGTCCTCGACAGTGCTGGAGTGCCCCAACGACGCTGGGAACATCCGCGGCAAGCAGATTCCGAAGCATTACTCGACCTACAATGGCCCAGTGCATTTCATGTTTGATTCGACGGCCACGGGCACGGACATGTGGCAGTTCGAGAAAGTCGCCGGCGGGATGGGTACCGCCAGCGATCTGTGCATGATCACCTATAACTACGGTGGTTTCGACAACAACGGCTGGGACGAGTCCTGGTGGGACGGAACCAAGTGGACGATGTCGACGCCCGACGGCGGGGCTGTTCCGACCTGGTTGGACCCGGCCAAGTGGCGGTTCTACCCGCGCTTGTCCAACCGTCAGTGCCCGGACAACGCCGTGGCGCTGCACTGTCGTGCGCACCGCGCCTGGTATGGGCGCGACGAGACGAAGGCGGCCAATGCCGAGCCGGCACGGTGGCGCGATATCGTGGTGCGCATCAACGGGCGCGTTGAAACCGTTGACTACTCGGGTTGGGCCCATCCGGAAGCGTCCGGTGCGTCGCAGTGGAAGATACAGAAGTAG
- a CDS encoding type II secretion system protein: MVVNTKGYSHIGGRRSGFTLIELLAAMVVLLIGVYSVAALFPRLSKSVSDEERRTTITRAVAELSSRYQSDAAEAPEATAPADADINALDPNSLPQDPDSTSLTTNPVNSRDDIVQVYGEEFRVPAPSVAGGFPCYVPKGGLIDPNTLPTVIELRSLTEAAVDPGPGGTVASGEFYLRPDGMLIANSGTGYVSVDYDWTANNLVRHAVDEMVPVQAGGTLVQAQQPVGPSGRGGAVVLGNTQAYAVYGYTGSVGDPNGTTLPTGSLSFVVDSRAGQAIYFPPDAVGKRLKISYRLRREDIQGGTNQRLALIMHEDKTIPATAPYELPLGIEFLDDANELFTQTFDGTQLTKPEWVMMVDLTDGTPIGWEGQTSNASFDFLRGISNVDFRKGLLTIDSTALASRLGHPVRIYYRTLEQHSIQVQRAPAEFVEVTAGFTPNVPFWQHRQFCLGTQVTGGHTYGYVYGMPAYCEDQAVQVDYMIRKPGWGTPRRVSNEVHVVTDLRNMGAGYGFGFALNEPDIVGITRVRGVSVRVVGWWRTEAGRQGRMDLTNMLFPDV, translated from the coding sequence ATGGTAGTGAACACGAAGGGGTACAGCCACATCGGCGGGCGACGTAGCGGTTTCACGCTCATCGAGCTGCTGGCGGCCATGGTTGTCCTGCTGATCGGCGTCTATTCGGTGGCGGCCCTCTTCCCACGGCTCTCCAAAAGCGTGTCCGACGAGGAGCGGCGAACCACCATCACCCGTGCGGTCGCTGAGTTGTCCTCGCGCTACCAGAGCGACGCCGCTGAGGCACCCGAGGCTACTGCGCCGGCAGACGCCGACATCAACGCCCTGGATCCCAACAGCTTGCCGCAGGACCCGGACAGCACGAGCCTCACCACGAACCCGGTGAACAGCCGGGACGACATCGTGCAGGTCTATGGTGAGGAGTTCAGGGTCCCGGCACCCTCCGTGGCCGGCGGCTTCCCCTGCTATGTGCCTAAGGGCGGTCTGATCGACCCGAACACCCTTCCTACCGTCATAGAGCTGCGTAGCCTTACCGAGGCAGCCGTGGATCCGGGACCGGGAGGCACAGTCGCTTCCGGCGAGTTCTACCTCAGGCCGGATGGGATGCTCATCGCTAACTCCGGAACCGGCTACGTCTCGGTCGACTACGACTGGACCGCGAACAACCTGGTGCGCCATGCGGTCGACGAAATGGTCCCAGTTCAGGCCGGTGGCACTCTGGTTCAAGCTCAGCAGCCGGTCGGCCCGAGCGGTCGCGGTGGCGCCGTCGTGCTGGGCAATACGCAGGCCTACGCAGTCTATGGATACACGGGCTCGGTTGGTGATCCCAACGGAACCACACTGCCGACAGGTAGCCTGAGCTTTGTCGTCGACTCCCGTGCCGGGCAGGCCATCTACTTCCCGCCCGATGCCGTGGGCAAGAGGCTGAAGATAAGCTATCGGCTGCGGCGCGAAGACATCCAGGGCGGGACCAACCAGCGGCTCGCTCTGATCATGCATGAAGACAAGACGATCCCGGCGACGGCACCTTACGAATTGCCCCTTGGGATCGAGTTCCTGGACGATGCGAACGAGCTGTTCACCCAGACCTTTGATGGGACGCAGTTGACCAAGCCGGAATGGGTCATGATGGTCGACCTGACCGACGGCACCCCAATCGGATGGGAAGGCCAGACGAGCAATGCCTCCTTCGACTTCCTGCGGGGCATCAGCAACGTCGACTTCCGGAAGGGTCTGCTGACGATCGACTCGACAGCCCTGGCAAGCCGCCTTGGGCACCCGGTGCGCATCTACTACCGGACCCTTGAGCAGCACTCGATCCAGGTTCAGCGCGCGCCGGCGGAGTTCGTCGAAGTCACTGCCGGCTTCACTCCGAACGTACCTTTCTGGCAGCACCGCCAGTTCTGTCTGGGGACCCAGGTTACAGGCGGGCATACCTACGGGTATGTCTACGGCATGCCGGCGTACTGCGAGGACCAGGCGGTGCAGGTCGACTACATGATCCGCAAGCCCGGTTGGGGTACGCCGCGGCGGGTGTCCAACGAGGTGCACGTCGTGACCGACCTACGCAACATGGGCGCGGGCTACGGATTTGGGTTCGCCCTGAACGAGCCCGACATCGTCGGGATCACCAGGGTCCGCGGGGTGTCGGTGCGAGTGGTCGGATGGTGGCGGACCGAGGCAGGACGTCAGGGGCGCATGGATCTGACCAACATGCTCTTCCCGGATGTCTGA
- a CDS encoding type II secretion system F family protein has product MATFEYVARDKTGKEVTGTQDAPTKEALVQQLRDKGLMTSSVEEKKTQALVKKKAGRRIRGRKVTARHLSIFCRQFATMINAGVSLVRCLDVLEQQTDSAALKEIIRDIEVEVEGGATMSRAMAKHPRVFTNLAVGLVRAGEVGGVLDETLDRLAGFLEKDMELRRKVKSSMTYPVLVMVAAIGIVTFLVTFILPKFMKMFVELGMTEDKFPLPTLILMKLSGFMTSKWYIMIAIIVGLTIAYNRIKATKTGKRYLDMLKLRFPVFGSLNHKIAISRFARTLSTLLSSGVPILSAMETVAGTVDNDIIADAILLSRAAIREGDTIADPLAHSKMFPPMVVQMITIGEETGQLDQMLEKVADFYESEVDASLESLTSALEPLLIMFLGGVVGFIVVSMFLPLIAIIGELSQ; this is encoded by the coding sequence ATGGCGACCTTCGAGTACGTAGCCAGGGACAAGACCGGTAAAGAGGTCACGGGGACGCAGGATGCGCCGACGAAGGAGGCCCTGGTCCAGCAGTTGCGGGACAAGGGCCTGATGACCAGCAGTGTGGAGGAGAAGAAGACCCAGGCGCTGGTCAAGAAGAAGGCCGGTCGTCGAATCCGAGGCCGCAAAGTCACCGCACGCCACCTCTCCATCTTCTGCCGCCAGTTCGCAACCATGATCAACGCTGGCGTGTCGCTGGTGCGCTGCCTCGACGTTCTCGAGCAGCAGACTGATAGCGCCGCCCTCAAAGAGATCATCCGAGACATCGAGGTGGAGGTCGAAGGCGGCGCCACGATGTCGCGCGCGATGGCCAAGCACCCGCGCGTATTCACCAACCTGGCCGTCGGTCTCGTTCGCGCAGGAGAGGTCGGCGGTGTCCTCGACGAAACCCTCGACCGCCTCGCAGGCTTTCTCGAGAAAGACATGGAACTGCGCCGGAAGGTCAAGTCCTCAATGACCTACCCGGTCCTGGTCATGGTCGCAGCCATCGGTATCGTGACCTTCCTGGTCACCTTCATCTTGCCTAAGTTCATGAAGATGTTCGTGGAACTGGGCATGACCGAAGACAAGTTCCCCCTGCCCACGCTCATCCTCATGAAGCTCAGCGGCTTCATGACCAGCAAGTGGTACATAATGATCGCCATCATCGTGGGCTTGACCATCGCCTACAACCGTATCAAGGCGACCAAAACCGGGAAGCGCTATCTCGACATGCTGAAGTTGCGCTTCCCTGTATTCGGCTCCCTGAACCACAAGATCGCGATCTCGCGCTTTGCCCGCACACTCTCGACACTGCTCTCTTCGGGTGTGCCGATCCTGTCCGCTATGGAGACAGTGGCCGGTACGGTTGACAACGACATCATCGCTGACGCTATCCTCCTGTCCCGTGCAGCCATCCGCGAAGGCGACACGATTGCTGACCCGTTGGCGCACTCCAAGATGTTCCCTCCCATGGTGGTGCAGATGATCACCATCGGTGAGGAGACCGGTCAGCTTGACCAGATGCTGGAGAAGGTTGCCGACTTCTACGAAAGCGAAGTGGACGCTTCCCTCGAATCTCTGACAAGCGCTCTGGAACCACTGCTTATCATGTTCCTGGGTGGCGTCGTCGGCTTCATCGTCGTCAGTATGTTCCTGCCGCTGATCGCCATCATCGGCGAGCTGTCCCAGTAG
- a CDS encoding prepilin peptidase: MIYVPDNPAAWVLIFITGSVIGSFLNVVIYRWPRCESIVTPPSHCGSCGARLTGVDMVPVLSYVLLGGRCRHCHHSYSPRYAVVEALTGLLLLGCVGNFALSWYALGVFVVGCCLLLAFFIDLDHMIIPDELVAIIAAVGIGINLVDLLHDVTGVTGGQEATHALRFAQEIGGQPHSLLLPSSIVGLCLGAAAFWSVSWVFERVFGKPVLGFGDVKLAAGMGAFFGPGYLFVAWCLLSVVVGAVVSVFLLVTGIRKRGDYIPFGPMLAAGGVVLMLYPALGGWILSLYGG; this comes from the coding sequence ATGATATACGTCCCCGACAACCCGGCGGCCTGGGTCCTGATCTTCATCACTGGGTCGGTCATCGGCAGCTTTCTGAATGTGGTCATCTACCGGTGGCCGCGCTGTGAGTCCATCGTCACGCCGCCGTCTCACTGCGGCAGCTGTGGGGCAAGACTCACCGGAGTCGACATGGTGCCGGTGCTCAGCTATGTCCTGCTGGGCGGCCGATGCCGCCATTGCCATCACTCGTACAGCCCCCGCTATGCGGTGGTCGAGGCGCTCACCGGCCTCCTGTTGCTCGGATGCGTGGGCAACTTCGCGTTGTCATGGTATGCCCTGGGTGTGTTCGTGGTTGGCTGCTGCCTGCTTCTGGCCTTCTTCATCGATCTGGATCATATGATCATCCCTGACGAACTGGTGGCGATCATCGCCGCGGTAGGGATCGGAATCAACCTGGTCGACCTGCTCCACGATGTGACCGGGGTGACTGGCGGCCAGGAAGCCACCCATGCCCTGCGTTTCGCCCAGGAAATCGGTGGGCAGCCGCATAGCTTGCTGCTCCCCAGTTCGATCGTAGGGCTATGTCTGGGCGCCGCGGCGTTCTGGTCCGTGTCGTGGGTGTTCGAGCGGGTCTTCGGCAAGCCGGTGCTGGGTTTCGGTGACGTGAAACTGGCCGCGGGCATGGGAGCCTTCTTTGGCCCGGGTTACCTGTTCGTGGCCTGGTGTCTGTTGTCTGTCGTGGTCGGGGCTGTCGTATCGGTGTTCCTGCTGGTGACCGGGATCCGCAAACGCGGTGACTACATCCCCTTCGGGCCGATGCTGGCCGCAGGTGGTGTGGTGCTGATGTTGTACCCCGCCCTTGGAGGCTGGATTCTCAGCCTCTACGGTGGGTGA
- a CDS encoding type II secretion system protein: MRVAGSRRQGFTLTEVLVALAIMVILFALLFAPMMAGLDWVSTGRANVNLQNAARFAMEQIRRELGEAVYVYPTESVLASGAVPNYSQVCFAIPRRDNFGRVEYPVRASIRTTGAGGHYQEIARYHVHLADPTQPYGEDNPFVLYRQELLWDDTQPEGRRAGLFDSSNVWCYTDAALANSQSLAENAMTPKHGATFLPTTSVCANASCGQQTPGYATACPSCGGTEMYYLFNGLQFVPHRVAGEELKTDNGVVYKSTYPAWDGILTGTFMLPPTSISRSELSPRISLYAWNPITQRYDQSRTDMDSWTAAIRSVDLQLRPDSGQVQAGQWVTRTLTLTQNGNGWYVPTAVADMNPIWPSYDTASMGTPPAPPTPPPSSPPADSASAPIAFRLDPSCNGTLAPAIIESGSVKVRVIATSGGITREIDLKPSSNYDQASLRGDEFCPVLSRALQDTNGNGTFDAGEGMGLTAEVRFSRFDPPRPNSQALFSGGLPAGSTLRVEISYYYRRNYAYDSSRDTAGKEPFVNDVIRVDYSSRTVQNVALTLQGYTDLEQSGPTVFILPPDQHPNEVALREQVIVRNLGGR, from the coding sequence GTGAGAGTTGCCGGGTCGCGTCGTCAGGGCTTCACCCTGACTGAGGTGCTGGTTGCCCTGGCCATCATGGTCATCCTGTTCGCGCTGCTGTTTGCGCCGATGATGGCTGGATTGGACTGGGTGTCGACCGGTCGCGCCAACGTGAACCTGCAGAACGCGGCGCGCTTTGCCATGGAGCAGATCCGGCGTGAACTCGGGGAGGCCGTGTACGTTTACCCGACCGAGAGTGTGCTGGCATCCGGCGCCGTACCGAACTACTCACAGGTGTGCTTCGCGATTCCTCGGCGTGACAACTTTGGCCGTGTCGAGTACCCGGTGCGTGCCTCCATCCGCACGACGGGTGCCGGCGGCCACTACCAGGAAATCGCCCGCTACCACGTTCACCTGGCCGATCCCACGCAGCCCTATGGCGAGGACAATCCCTTCGTCCTCTACCGACAGGAACTGCTCTGGGATGACACGCAGCCGGAGGGAAGGCGCGCCGGACTGTTCGACAGCAGCAACGTCTGGTGCTATACGGATGCCGCTCTGGCGAACTCCCAGAGCCTGGCGGAGAACGCGATGACGCCGAAACACGGCGCCACCTTCCTCCCGACCACGAGCGTATGCGCCAATGCCTCCTGCGGTCAGCAGACGCCGGGCTATGCAACCGCCTGCCCGAGCTGCGGCGGCACGGAGATGTACTACCTGTTCAATGGTCTGCAGTTCGTGCCTCACCGCGTTGCCGGTGAGGAGCTGAAGACCGACAACGGTGTCGTGTACAAGTCTACTTACCCGGCGTGGGACGGCATCCTTACAGGCACCTTCATGTTGCCGCCCACCTCGATCTCTCGGTCCGAGCTGAGCCCACGTATCTCGCTGTATGCCTGGAACCCGATCACGCAGCGGTACGATCAGTCGCGGACGGACATGGACAGCTGGACGGCGGCAATCCGCAGCGTCGATCTGCAGTTGCGCCCTGACAGCGGACAGGTACAAGCCGGGCAGTGGGTAACACGCACCCTCACCCTGACGCAGAACGGCAACGGGTGGTACGTGCCGACGGCAGTTGCCGACATGAACCCGATCTGGCCTTCCTACGACACAGCCAGCATGGGAACACCGCCGGCGCCGCCGACGCCACCACCGAGTTCGCCTCCGGCGGACAGCGCCTCGGCTCCGATCGCCTTCCGCCTTGACCCGAGCTGCAACGGGACCCTGGCGCCGGCCATCATCGAGTCGGGCTCCGTGAAGGTCCGTGTGATCGCTACCAGTGGTGGCATCACCCGCGAGATCGACCTCAAGCCCAGCAGCAACTACGACCAGGCTTCACTGCGCGGCGACGAGTTCTGCCCGGTGCTGTCGCGAGCTCTGCAGGACACCAATGGCAACGGCACCTTCGACGCGGGTGAGGGAATGGGTCTCACGGCTGAGGTACGCTTCTCACGGTTTGACCCGCCCCGGCCCAACAGCCAGGCACTGTTCAGCGGAGGCCTGCCGGCGGGAAGCACCTTGCGGGTCGAGATCTCCTACTACTACCGGCGCAACTACGCCTATGACAGCAGCCGGGATACGGCCGGCAAAGAGCCCTTCGTCAATGACGTGATCCGTGTGGACTACTCCTCCCGGACCGTGCAGAACGTGGCGCTCACTCTGCAGGGCTACACGGACCTTGAGCAGAGCGGGCCAACCGTATTCATACTGCCGCCCGATCAGCACCCCAACGAGGTCGCTCTGCGCGAACAGGTGATCGTGCGGAACCTCGGCGGCCGCTAA